GTTCGATTGACTGGTATGTTAAAGCAACCAAAGATATGTTGATCAATCCAGCCTATATCGGTGTGGTCGGAGAGGGCGGTTACCGTTGGGCGAATGGTGCCTCCATGGAAAATAAAGGTTTGGACGTATCGGCGGGATATCGTAATAAAACAACCTTTGGATTGGACTATGATGTGATGGCTGTGTTCTCGACCTATAAAAACAAGGTGACACATTTACCTGAAGCAGTAGAAAACTCTTATGGTGGTCGTCAAGGGGACAATATTATCGGCCGGCCGCTAGGGTCATTTTATGGCTATGTCACCGACGGCATTTTTCAGAATCAGGACGAGGTGGATGCGCACGTCAATCAGACCGGTAAGGGGATTGGACGTTTACGTTATGTGAATGTGTACGATGCGGACAATCAGATCACCGATATGGACCGTACTTGGATTGGTAGTCCTCATCCTGATTTTTCTTATAGTTTGAACATTGTGCTAAAATATAAAAGCTTTGACCTATCTGCGTACTTTCAGGGGGTACAGGGAATAGATGTTGAAAACTGGCTGAAAAAGCAAACGGACTTCTGGAGTGTGGACGACGTCAATTCCAATAAAGGTGTACGTCTGCTCAATGCCTGGACACCACAAAATCCAACGTCAACGATCCCGGCCTTACAAACAACAAATAACAACGACGAGGGCCGTCTGTCAAATTACTTTATCGAGAATGGATCTTACATGAAGCTCCGGAATTTGTCCCTGGGCTACACTTTGCCAACAGCAACCGCCGCACACCTGCGTATGAGCCGATTAAGGGTTTATGTAACTGGTCAGAATCTATTTACCGTTAAATCAAAAAATTTCACCGGTGTGGATCCTGAAAATGTAGGTTGGGGTTATCCAATTCCAACCACGTGGACAGCTGGGGTAAATATTGGATTTTAAAATGGGAGCGAAATAAGGCGATACACTTCTAAATAATTTATACGGATGAAAAAAATAACCACTAAAATAGCGATATTCATGGTTCTTGCTGGACTACTTCCAGGATGCACCAAATTTTTAGATCAAACACCCAATGGTGTACTGAGCTCCGATCAGGTTAAGGAGCCCGAACGATTATTGACAGCTACCTATGCGGCATTGGGTAACGATCATTATGACGTCCCTTTTAGCTTATGGCCCTATGGTACGGTTCGCTCGGACGATGCTTATAAAGGCGGATCGGGACCACAGGATATCCAGACCTTTCATTTCCTGGAGGTCTCCAATAACATTACAACCAATTTTGCAGAGTTGGATAAATTGTGGTTTCAGTTGTACGTTGCGATTTCGCGTGCCAATACCACTATCAAGACCATACAGGAGATGGATAATTTCGATGGGAAGGAAGAAAAACTGGGTGAAGCACGCTTTCTACGCGGTCATTTTTACTTTATGCTCAAGATCCTTTTCAAATATGTGCCTTATATTGATGAAAATGTCGCAGTAGACAGCTATGAAACCGTATCGAATAGGGCCTTGAGCAACGATGCGCTATGGCAAAAGATTGTGGATGATTTTCAGTATGCTGTAGATCATCTCCCGGCTGTACAAACGGAGGTCGGGCGTGCCAACCGTGTTGCTGCTGCGGCATATCTTGCCAAAACCTATCTCTATAAGGGATACCGTCAGGACAATGCCGAACGTAATGTGGTGACGGGCATCGATGCCGGAGATTTGGAAAAAGTTGTACAAAATACGGATGTTGTACTTTCATCCAATCATACGCTGGAAACCGACTTTGCTTTTAACTTCTTGCCGGGCAAATATGAAAATGGGACTGAAGCCCTGTTTTCAGTTCAGTTTTCAAAAGATGACGGGACAAAATTTGGGCGTGTTAATTTTTCTGATGTGCTATCAGTACCTATGGGCGTAGGTTGTTGTGATTTCAATAAACCGAGTCAAAGCCTTGTCAACGCGTTTCGCACAACGGGTAAAGGTCTACCACTGGATAACTACAATGCGTTGAATAGCTTTAATACCTCAGAAAAGTACGATCCACGGTTATTCCATACAGTTGCAATTCCGGGCTTACCTTACAAGTATAGTAGCAAAAGAACGTATGAAGAAAGCTGGAACCGTAACCCGGCAGAATATTCGGTTTACGCCTCATTGAAAGAGAATGTAGATCCCGATTGCGATTGTTTTGTCCCGATGGTACCGTTCTATGCCAATACAAAAAATCGAATTGTATTGCGCTTTGCTGATGTGCTGTTGATGCGGGCAGAGGCGCTTATCGAGCTGCATCGTTCGGCTGAAGCACTGCCATTGATAAACCAAGTACGTACGCGGGCAAAAAATAGCACTGCACTTACGGGCTATGCAAATGATAAAACCCTGATCGAAACGTACAAAAATGGAGATAATATTGTATGGAACGAAGAAAATGCCCGGAAGGCGTTACGTTGGGAAAGACGATTGGAGCTTGCGATGGAAAACGGAAGATTCTTTGATCTGGTACGCTGGGGAATTGCAGACCAGGCCATGAATGCCTATTATGATGCGGAAAAGTCACGTCGATCTTATTATTCTTCGGCACATTTTACTGCAGATAGGAACGAATATCTGCCGATTCCTGAAGCACAGATCAGATTAAGTAAATATCTGTACAAACAAAATCCAGGCTATTAAATAAGCATTTATTGTTGAACGATCAGCATAACCAATTATTCCAATGAACACATTAAACAATTATATAAAAGTGGGGATTACTATCCTGCTTATCTGGCTTATTGCTGCCTGCAAACGTGATGCCGGTGGCACACTCAATTTGAACGCAGATGTAGATGTACTTTCATTCAAGGTCGGTAATACCGTTGGAAAAATAGATCCGGCAAAAGGTACCATTCTTGTCATGGTTCCTGAAGGCACAGATCTTTCAGCGGTGGCTCCGACGATTGAATTGCCTAATAATGCCAAGGTTTCTCCAGCTTCAGGTATCGCCCAGAACTTTTCATTTTCTGGTACAACACCAATTACTTATCGCGTGTTTAATGGAAATCTATTCAACACCTATCAAGTAACCGTCAAAGAAATCAAAGCGGAAATAACGGCATTCCATATCGGAGAAAAAGCTGGAATCATCGATCAGAAAAATAAAAGCATTAAAATTTACCTACCCCTGGGGACAGACCTGAAGAACTTATCACCTGCGATAGAATTTACAGCTGGCGCGAGCATAACGCCCAATCAGAGTGGCCCCGTGGATTTAAGTTCTCCGATAAAATACAGCCTTGCGTATATGGGGCAGACGTTCCAGTACACGGTAACAGCGATATTAGGCACGGAACCCAAACAGATCCTGATGATTTATAATGGCGAAACAAGCGTTCCACATTTCGACGGGTTAGGGGTGAGCGCCGTAGATTCACCTTATCCCAACCCGAAAACTACGGGAATTAATGCAACACCGTTCTGTGCGTCTTTTGTCCGGGATAATAAAACGGGCGAAGGCTGGCATGGTGGTGCATTGTGGAATGCAAATAAAGTGACGATCAATCCGGCAGAATATGGCCGTTTTTCCATTATGATATTGAAGGGTGTAGCGGGAGATGTACAATTGGAGATTCAATCGGATGGTGAACAGCAAAAAGATTGGTTGCGGGCTAATTATGCAAAGGAACATGTTGGGGAGTGGCAAGAGTTGGTTTTTCAGATTCCTGCTGGAAGAAAGGCTATCATCAACAATATACTTGTGATGCCGCATGAGCATCCTAATGGACAGCCCGTGGCATTTCCTACCCAACGGATGTACTGGGACGAATTGAAAGCATTACCTAAAGAATGATCGAATACAAATAATACAAGCGATGATAGATAATAAGGGATTAATAGAAAGATTTAAATCATGAGACCAAAATTGTATTTGCTTCCGACAGTATTCTTGCTCAGCTTGTTGACAAGTTGCAAGAATAGCGACGAGCGTTCGACCGTGGTAGATAAGCCCATAGCAATACAACCGGTGGACAGTTCTACGGCCTGTATTTCGGGGCAGGAGGCTGGCCCATATCAACGATTCTACAGGCCCCAGCAGGGGTTTGTGGGCGATCCCATGCCTTACTACAATGCCGACGATAAAAAGTTCTACTTGTTTTATCTCTATGAGAATGCCAACAGACACCCGATTTATAGCACGCGAACAGGTGACTTTGGAACATTTGAGGGCTATACCGAAGTGTTGTCGTCGGGCGCTGTGGGGAGTCAGGATGAATGGATCGGAACAGGAAGTTTTATCAAAAAAGGAACAGTGTATTACTGTTTCTATACAGGTCATAACAGTGTTTTTACTCCAGCAGAAAAGATCATGTTGGCCACGTCCACTGATTTAATGAATTGGACCAAGCAACCAGCTATGGCACTGCAGGCTGCCGTGGGCTATGATCGAAATAATTTTCGGGATCCGCACGTTTATTGGGATGAAGGCCGTAATGCCTACGTGATGCTAGTCACGACGCGAAAAGACGGAAAAGGAATCCTTGCACGTTATCAGTCAACCGATTTAAGCAGTTGGTCGATGATTGAACCGCTCGTTGCGACGACAGGGACAGTGGAAAAATATGGCATCGAAACAGATGCTGAACTATTGGAATGCCCGGATCTATTTAAAATGGGCAATAAGTGGTATCTGTTGTTTTCGCGGATCAACCGGGATGAACATCGCAAGACATTTTATCGTATTGCGGATTCTCCGGACGGTCCCTGGATGATCTGTCGGGATGCCGAAGGACATCATGAAACCTTTGATGGACTTTATCTCTATGCTGGCAAGACCGCTAGCGATGGTACAACACGTTATCTTTCGGGTTGGTGTTCAACGGGACAAACCGTCAATAATAACAACGAACTGCCCTGGGCTGGAAATCTAATTTCCCATCAGTTGGTTCAGGGAACGTCAGGACAGTTGTATCCTAAAATTCCGGAGGCCCTAAACAGCAAATTTAATAAAGAAGTCGCCTTTGAAAAACTGAGCAGTGTTGGTGAAGTTTCTGAGTCGAATAAAACCTATCGTTTGTCAGCTCAATCAGGGGGAAGAAGTTATGCGCTGTTTAACCGAAATACGTCGACCGTAAAAATGACAATGACTATTGATGCTTCGCAATCCAATCAATTTGGTTTTTCATTTGGAGCATGTGATGATCCGACCGAAGTGTATAGCATTGCTTTTGACCTGACTTCATCCAATCGTTGGAGCATGCCGGCCCTATTTATGAATAAGGAGGCTCGAAATGGTAGCGGAAGTAAAACAGCACTCAATTTTACACCACTCACCGTACCGACCAATCGGATTTTTAATCTGAAAATTAGTATTGAAAAGTCTATCTGTGTCGTGTATGTGAATGATCGTGTTGCTTTTACCAACCGGATCTATAAAATGGATCAAAATCCATGGACTATTTTTGTGGATCAGGGAACCGTTACAGTCAATGGGTTGAAAGTTGAAAAATCTTCCTGATAATTTATAAGATATTTGCTTATTGAAGCGAACAATAATCGGATTATAAACGTAAACAAAAGAAAAATGATAAGATTAAAAAAATACGGACTTACGATGTTCTTGCTAAGTATTGTCGGTACAAGTCTGGCCCAGATGGGACAGCAAAAACAACGGGATGCTGAAGAAAAATATCGCCCACTTTACCATTTTACCCCACAGCAGGGCTGGATGAACGACCCCAATGGGCTGGTCTATTTGAACGGTAATTATCATCTTTTTTTTCAGCATAATCCCGAAAAACCCGTTTGGGGACCAATGCATTGGGGCCATGCGATCAGTAAAGATTTGATTCATTGGGACGAGCAGAAGATCGCATTGTACCCCGACAGTTTGGGAACTATTTTCTCAGGTAGTGCTGTGATCGATAAAGACAACACTGCAGGTTTTGGAAAAGATGCTATGGTCGCCATTTTTACCCATCACAATCATCAGGAAGAGGATCGGAAAACGGGATTGCATCAAAATCAAAGTTTGGCTTATAGTTTAGATAAGGGTCTTACCTGGACAAAATATAAAGGCAATCCAGTATTACCAAACCCTGGCATATGGGATTTCAGGGATCCAAAGGTGATGTGGCACGCGCATAGCCAACGTTGGATTATGACCTTGGCTACAAAAGATTGTATTACTTTCTATTCTTCCAAAGATTTGAAAACATGGCAGAAGGAAAGTGAGTTTGGTAAAGAGGTGGGAGCTCATGGAGGTGTCTGGGAATGTCCCGATCTTATTCCCATGGACTACAAAGGAGTTACAAAGTGGGTCTTGTTGGTCAGTATCAATCCAGGTGGGCCCAACGGTGGTTCCGTAACACAATATTTTGTGGGTGACTTTGATGGACATCAGTTCCGCACAGAAGATAACCAAATAAAGTGGCTGGATTGGGGACCCGATAATTATGCCGGTGTAACTTGGAGCAACCTGGGGGATAGGCACCTGATGATTGGCTGGATGAGCAACTGGCAATATGCCAATGTGGTTCCTACCACAAAATGGCGCTCCTCCTCAACCATACCACGTATTTTATCGTTGGATAAAATTGGACAGTCTTTCTACGTTGCAAGTACTGCGCCCAAAGAAATTGAAACTGCATTTCGACCGCTTAAAAAGTACCATGGCGGCGGAACGAAGGAAGTTTCGTTCGAGCAACATCTCCCGCAAGCGTACCGTTTGGACCTCAAAGATTTGAAGCAACAGTCTTTCAAAGTGATCTTATCAAATGAATCTGGTGACGAATTGGTTATTGGTTACCGTGAAGATCAAAATGCATATTACATCGACCGCTCTAAGTCCGGGGAAGTTTCGTTTAACGAGGAATTCCCAAAGATAGCTTCAGCACAACGCCTGCTGAATAACGGAACACTCTCTTTCAGCTTGTATGTTGATGTGAGCTCTGTGGAGCTTTTTGCAGATGGGGGACTAACGGTAATGACCAGTTTATTTTTTCCGAATAAACCCCTGACCAAGCTGCGGATCATTGCCGACCAAAAACTAGCATTTCAGGAACTTAGTATCTCTAAATTCAAAAGGAAATAACACCTGATTTCAGAAGTATATAAGCCTGTCCGACTTGGTTGGACAGGCTTTTTTTTGTCTTTTGGATAGCCCTTTTATTATCAACAGGTGTTCTTAACTAAATGATAGAAGATGTAAATGTAACAATCTTCTGTCTTTCAGTAATTTAATTTGAATTCATGTGCTTATTGATTAATTTAATGACCAAAATAATCAATTATGGACAGCGCTAAATAGTTATCTAATAAGTCTTTTGCACCTATTGATATCAACCTTAAACCAAGGAGATATGTAAGGTTTGGTACTTGTCCAACTGATCCAATATTACAATGTTAAATTTATCATTTCGT
The Sphingobacterium multivorum genome window above contains:
- a CDS encoding glycoside hydrolase family 32 protein, giving the protein MIRLKKYGLTMFLLSIVGTSLAQMGQQKQRDAEEKYRPLYHFTPQQGWMNDPNGLVYLNGNYHLFFQHNPEKPVWGPMHWGHAISKDLIHWDEQKIALYPDSLGTIFSGSAVIDKDNTAGFGKDAMVAIFTHHNHQEEDRKTGLHQNQSLAYSLDKGLTWTKYKGNPVLPNPGIWDFRDPKVMWHAHSQRWIMTLATKDCITFYSSKDLKTWQKESEFGKEVGAHGGVWECPDLIPMDYKGVTKWVLLVSINPGGPNGGSVTQYFVGDFDGHQFRTEDNQIKWLDWGPDNYAGVTWSNLGDRHLMIGWMSNWQYANVVPTTKWRSSSTIPRILSLDKIGQSFYVASTAPKEIETAFRPLKKYHGGGTKEVSFEQHLPQAYRLDLKDLKQQSFKVILSNESGDELVIGYREDQNAYYIDRSKSGEVSFNEEFPKIASAQRLLNNGTLSFSLYVDVSSVELFADGGLTVMTSLFFPNKPLTKLRIIADQKLAFQELSISKFKRK
- a CDS encoding RagB/SusD family nutrient uptake outer membrane protein — translated: MKKITTKIAIFMVLAGLLPGCTKFLDQTPNGVLSSDQVKEPERLLTATYAALGNDHYDVPFSLWPYGTVRSDDAYKGGSGPQDIQTFHFLEVSNNITTNFAELDKLWFQLYVAISRANTTIKTIQEMDNFDGKEEKLGEARFLRGHFYFMLKILFKYVPYIDENVAVDSYETVSNRALSNDALWQKIVDDFQYAVDHLPAVQTEVGRANRVAAAAYLAKTYLYKGYRQDNAERNVVTGIDAGDLEKVVQNTDVVLSSNHTLETDFAFNFLPGKYENGTEALFSVQFSKDDGTKFGRVNFSDVLSVPMGVGCCDFNKPSQSLVNAFRTTGKGLPLDNYNALNSFNTSEKYDPRLFHTVAIPGLPYKYSSKRTYEESWNRNPAEYSVYASLKENVDPDCDCFVPMVPFYANTKNRIVLRFADVLLMRAEALIELHRSAEALPLINQVRTRAKNSTALTGYANDKTLIETYKNGDNIVWNEENARKALRWERRLELAMENGRFFDLVRWGIADQAMNAYYDAEKSRRSYYSSAHFTADRNEYLPIPEAQIRLSKYLYKQNPGY
- a CDS encoding glycoside hydrolase family 32 protein, whose product is MRPKLYLLPTVFLLSLLTSCKNSDERSTVVDKPIAIQPVDSSTACISGQEAGPYQRFYRPQQGFVGDPMPYYNADDKKFYLFYLYENANRHPIYSTRTGDFGTFEGYTEVLSSGAVGSQDEWIGTGSFIKKGTVYYCFYTGHNSVFTPAEKIMLATSTDLMNWTKQPAMALQAAVGYDRNNFRDPHVYWDEGRNAYVMLVTTRKDGKGILARYQSTDLSSWSMIEPLVATTGTVEKYGIETDAELLECPDLFKMGNKWYLLFSRINRDEHRKTFYRIADSPDGPWMICRDAEGHHETFDGLYLYAGKTASDGTTRYLSGWCSTGQTVNNNNELPWAGNLISHQLVQGTSGQLYPKIPEALNSKFNKEVAFEKLSSVGEVSESNKTYRLSAQSGGRSYALFNRNTSTVKMTMTIDASQSNQFGFSFGACDDPTEVYSIAFDLTSSNRWSMPALFMNKEARNGSGSKTALNFTPLTVPTNRIFNLKISIEKSICVVYVNDRVAFTNRIYKMDQNPWTIFVDQGTVTVNGLKVEKSS